One Moorella sp. E308F genomic region harbors:
- the cbiB gene encoding adenosylcobinamide-phosphate synthase CbiB, which yields MTALEPSVLLLVLALLLDLAVGDPPWLLHPTQVMGAGISALEKLLWRPNASQGYLLVTGGVVVVGIVGASWAITWGLLAAAGRINYWVEVLLAAWLLATTIAPRGLATAAAGVARSLAAGDLLQARRQVGYIVGRDTAGLSAGEVVRATVETVAENTSDGVIAPLFYFFLGGVPLAMAYRAVNTLDSMLGYKNDRYLFFGRAAARLDDVANYLPARLTGIALCVAAALLGYGRRAWTIMRRDARRHPSPNSGFPEAAVAGALGVQLGGLNYYQGRPSRRPLIGEARQALRKEHISQAVCLMAATTLLVSLVGGLILGLKGNWY from the coding sequence TCATGGGTGCGGGTATCAGCGCCCTGGAAAAACTTTTGTGGCGGCCAAATGCTTCCCAGGGTTACCTGTTAGTTACGGGCGGGGTGGTAGTCGTCGGCATCGTCGGCGCCAGCTGGGCCATCACCTGGGGCTTGCTGGCAGCAGCCGGACGGATTAATTACTGGGTGGAGGTATTGCTGGCCGCGTGGCTGCTGGCTACAACCATAGCTCCCCGTGGCCTGGCGACAGCGGCCGCGGGAGTTGCCCGCTCCCTGGCGGCAGGCGACCTGCTGCAGGCCCGCCGGCAGGTGGGCTACATTGTCGGCCGGGATACGGCCGGCCTCTCGGCAGGCGAAGTGGTCCGGGCGACGGTGGAAACCGTAGCCGAGAATACCAGCGACGGCGTTATCGCTCCCCTGTTCTATTTTTTCCTGGGCGGTGTGCCCCTGGCCATGGCCTACCGCGCCGTCAACACCCTGGATTCCATGCTGGGTTATAAAAACGACCGCTACCTTTTTTTCGGCCGGGCGGCGGCCCGGCTGGACGATGTGGCCAATTATCTTCCCGCCAGGCTAACGGGGATAGCCTTATGTGTGGCGGCCGCCCTGCTGGGTTATGGCCGGCGGGCCTGGACGATTATGCGGCGCGATGCCCGCCGGCACCCCAGCCCCAACAGCGGTTTTCCGGAGGCAGCGGTAGCCGGTGCCCTGGGGGTGCAGTTGGGCGGCCTCAACTACTACCAGGGGCGACCATCCCGGCGCCCCCTGATCGGCGAGGCCCGACAGGCGTTAAGGAAGGAGCATATCTCGCAGGCTGTCTGCCTCATGGCGGCGACCACGCTATTAGTATCCCTGGTCGGCGGGTTAATCCTGGGCCTTAAGGGGAACTGGTACTAA
- a CDS encoding cobyrinate a,c-diamide synthase, whose protein sequence is MSHKRIVIAGTRSGVGKTSIATGLMAALAARGLKVQGFKVGPDYIDPGYHTLATGRPSRNLDTFLMSPANVLEAFSRAAAGAEIAIIEGVMGLYDGHRSNGSGSTAAVARLLAAPVLLVVDATSLGQSAAAEILGYRDFDPGVHLVGVILNRVSSESHLQLLCRAIEEYTGIRVVGWLKRGALPALPSRHLGLIPAGEQKGLKGVLQELAAAVAAGINLEEVVSLAAKAGPAPVGASRSFAAAALQAGGPVPVAVARDEAFTFYYQDALDYLTALGAELIPFSPLHDTALPGEAAGVIIGGGFPEIFLDHLAGNQPMLTDLRRRVAEGMPVYAECGGLMYLTRGITDLEGRTWKLAGIVPADCRMQAKLAGLGYREAVLYQDNLLGKKGDPVRGHEFHYSLLTGMAADFPPAYTWYARGNLYYEGYATRGLLASYLHLHFLGNQQAAANFLAACRRFFKTYRRRNASCNY, encoded by the coding sequence ATGAGCCACAAGCGGATTGTTATTGCCGGCACCCGCAGCGGGGTGGGCAAAACGAGCATCGCCACCGGTTTAATGGCCGCCCTGGCGGCCAGGGGCTTGAAAGTCCAGGGCTTTAAAGTCGGGCCTGACTACATCGATCCCGGCTACCATACCCTGGCCACCGGCAGGCCCTCCCGCAACCTGGACACCTTTTTAATGTCTCCGGCAAACGTCCTGGAGGCTTTTTCCCGGGCTGCCGCCGGGGCTGAGATAGCCATTATCGAAGGTGTCATGGGCCTCTATGACGGCCACAGGAGCAACGGCAGCGGCAGTACGGCGGCCGTCGCCCGCCTGCTGGCCGCCCCGGTCCTCCTGGTCGTGGACGCTACCTCCCTGGGCCAGAGTGCAGCCGCCGAAATCCTGGGTTACCGGGACTTTGATCCCGGGGTGCACCTGGTCGGGGTGATCCTCAACCGGGTCAGCAGCGAAAGCCACCTGCAGCTGCTCTGCCGGGCCATTGAAGAATATACCGGTATAAGGGTGGTGGGCTGGCTCAAAAGGGGAGCTTTACCGGCCCTGCCTTCCCGGCACCTGGGGCTGATCCCGGCTGGAGAGCAAAAGGGATTAAAAGGGGTTCTGCAGGAGCTGGCTGCTGCCGTGGCGGCCGGCATCAACCTGGAAGAGGTTGTTTCCCTGGCCGCAAAGGCCGGGCCCGCACCGGTCGGGGCGAGCCGGAGCTTTGCCGCGGCAGCCCTGCAGGCCGGCGGGCCGGTGCCGGTGGCCGTCGCCAGGGATGAGGCCTTCACCTTTTACTACCAGGATGCTCTGGATTATTTAACAGCCCTGGGAGCCGAGCTGATACCCTTCAGTCCCTTACACGATACCGCGCTGCCGGGGGAAGCCGCCGGGGTGATTATCGGCGGCGGTTTCCCGGAAATCTTCCTGGACCACCTGGCAGGCAACCAGCCTATGCTTACCGACCTGCGCCGGCGGGTAGCTGAAGGTATGCCGGTTTATGCTGAGTGCGGCGGCCTCATGTACTTGACCCGGGGGATAACCGACCTGGAGGGCCGCACCTGGAAGCTGGCCGGGATAGTGCCGGCGGACTGCCGGATGCAGGCCAAACTGGCCGGCCTGGGCTACCGGGAAGCCGTTTTATACCAGGATAACCTCCTGGGCAAGAAAGGCGATCCGGTCCGGGGACACGAGTTCCACTATTCGCTGCTGACCGGTATGGCCGCAGACTTCCCGCCTGCTTATACCTGGTACGCCCGGGGGAACCTGTACTACGAAGGTTACGCCACTCGTGGGCTGCTGGCTTCTTACCTGCATTTACATTTCCTGGGCAACCAGCAGGCCGCAGCCAATTTCCTGGCGGCATGCAGGAGATTTTTTAAAACCTACCGGAGGAGGAATGCTTCGTGCAATTATTAA
- the cobT gene encoding nicotinate-nucleotide--dimethylbenzimidazole phosphoribosyltransferase — MQLLNQTLAAIKPLDEEAMARAQAHLDDLTKPPGSLGTLEAIARQLAGIKGEVPRRLSRKTHILMAGDHGVVAEGVSAFPQEVTPQMVMNFVNGGAAINVLARHAGAELVLVDVGVAAELPDLPGLLKRKVAPGTANLARGPAMTREQAIAALEVGIEVANEKIAAGSDLLGIGEMGIGNTTPSTAILAAFSGLPLDKITGRGTGVDDQRLQLKINAIRRGLEVNRPNPEDPLDVLAKVGGLEIAGMAGVILAGAAGRVPVLIDGFISGAAALVAARLAPGAKAYILASHLSEEPGHAAALELLGLKPMLTMQMRLGEGTGAALGMTLVEAAIKIYHEMATFSQAGVSGALDS; from the coding sequence GTGCAATTATTAAACCAGACTCTGGCCGCCATCAAACCCCTGGATGAGGAGGCCATGGCCAGGGCCCAGGCCCACCTCGACGACCTCACCAAGCCGCCGGGAAGCCTGGGGACCCTGGAGGCAATTGCCCGGCAGCTGGCCGGGATTAAAGGAGAAGTGCCGCGGCGGTTATCCCGCAAGACCCATATCCTCATGGCCGGGGACCATGGGGTGGTAGCTGAGGGAGTCAGTGCTTTTCCCCAGGAAGTTACACCCCAGATGGTAATGAACTTTGTTAATGGCGGAGCGGCAATCAACGTTCTGGCCCGCCATGCCGGGGCGGAACTGGTTCTGGTGGATGTCGGGGTGGCTGCCGAACTGCCGGACCTCCCGGGTTTACTGAAAAGAAAAGTAGCCCCCGGTACGGCCAACCTGGCCCGGGGCCCGGCCATGACCAGGGAGCAGGCCATTGCCGCCCTGGAAGTCGGTATCGAGGTTGCCAATGAGAAAATTGCCGCCGGCAGCGATCTGCTGGGCATTGGTGAGATGGGCATCGGCAACACCACCCCCAGCACGGCCATCCTGGCCGCCTTCAGCGGCCTGCCGCTAGACAAAATTACCGGCCGGGGGACGGGGGTTGATGATCAACGCCTGCAGCTAAAAATTAATGCCATTCGCCGGGGGCTGGAAGTAAATCGCCCCAATCCCGAAGATCCCCTGGATGTCCTGGCCAAGGTAGGGGGATTGGAGATTGCCGGCATGGCCGGGGTTATCCTGGCCGGGGCAGCCGGCCGGGTACCGGTGCTTATCGACGGCTTTATTTCCGGAGCGGCAGCCTTGGTGGCCGCCCGCCTGGCACCGGGGGCCAAAGCATACATCCTGGCCTCCCATCTTTCCGAAGAACCCGGGCATGCAGCCGCCCTGGAACTGCTGGGCCTTAAGCCCATGCTCACCATGCAGATGCGCCTGGGCGAGGGTACCGGGGCCGCCCTGGGAATGACCCTGGTCGAGGCAGCCATTAAGATCTACCACGAGATGGCTACCTTCAGCCAGGCCGGCGTTTCAGGGGCGCTTGACAGTTGA